A genomic segment from Necator americanus strain Aroian chromosome III, whole genome shotgun sequence encodes:
- a CDS encoding hypothetical protein (NECATOR_CHRIII.G10852.T2) has protein sequence MNLSPVKWAARKREDRRPLYRRIFTNRRLDILHKTFIRSILGFILFSTSYCIVNTGIYYKFVRPLRQEERELLERELIEADRAGFTVNLK, from the exons ATGAACCTGTCGCCGGTGAAGTGGGCGGCAAGGAAGCGAGAAGACCGAAGACCTTTGTATAGGCGTATATTCACGAATCGGCGCCTCGACATCCTTCATAAAa CTTTCATCCGCTCTATACTCGGCTTCATTTTGTTCAGTACCTCTTACTGCATAGTAAATACTGGTATATACTATAAGTTCGTGAGACCACTCCGGCAAGAAGAAAGGGAACTTCTAGAAAGAGAACTTATTGAAGCCGATCGGGCTGGATTTACAGTGAATTTGAA ATGA